A genome region from Natronobeatus ordinarius includes the following:
- a CDS encoding MBL fold metallo-hydrolase, protein MVETISTDELRVKLDRNDDFTLFDTRSPDSFEEWRIDRAVNVEYSGSDDELIGDFDAYRGELAPDDEIVAICRTGRSAGLFGEYLEEEGFENVTNVDGGMQAWSLAYDVVPIATRNDDLVILQLQRRAKGCLGYLIGSKRTGEAALVDVTRATDVFRQAASDYGFEIVRVLDTHIHADHISRGRQLAAELDVPYHLGQPAETRDPKFSFDGLEPNETVPVGRITIKAVHTPGHTTGMTSYLVENEALLTGDTLFVESIGRTELQFAGEDAKGGARVQYETLHHKLMTMPDDVKILPGHFSVTDCGQYVDVTPGLPMHSTVGELRQHNEILQLGEEAFVEHMFENLPSKPPNYETVIATNVGEYEPDNEEEERELELGPNRCAATTDSVVADD, encoded by the coding sequence ATGGTCGAGACGATCTCCACCGACGAGCTTCGAGTGAAGCTCGATCGCAACGACGACTTCACGCTCTTCGACACGCGGTCACCGGACAGCTTCGAGGAGTGGCGAATCGACAGGGCAGTGAACGTCGAGTACTCCGGCTCGGACGACGAGCTGATCGGCGACTTCGACGCCTACCGCGGTGAACTCGCCCCCGACGACGAGATCGTGGCGATCTGTCGGACGGGCCGCTCTGCGGGGCTGTTCGGCGAGTACCTCGAGGAAGAAGGCTTCGAGAACGTCACGAACGTCGACGGCGGGATGCAGGCCTGGAGTCTGGCCTACGACGTCGTCCCGATCGCGACCCGGAACGACGACCTCGTCATCTTACAGCTGCAGCGGCGGGCGAAGGGCTGTCTGGGCTACCTCATCGGCTCGAAGCGCACCGGCGAAGCGGCGCTGGTCGACGTCACCCGTGCGACGGACGTCTTCCGCCAGGCCGCGAGCGACTACGGCTTCGAGATCGTCCGCGTCCTCGATACGCACATCCACGCCGACCACATCTCCCGCGGCCGCCAGCTCGCAGCCGAACTCGACGTCCCCTACCACCTCGGCCAGCCCGCCGAGACGCGCGACCCGAAGTTTTCGTTCGACGGCCTCGAACCCAACGAGACGGTTCCCGTGGGCCGGATCACGATCAAGGCCGTCCACACGCCCGGACACACCACGGGCATGACGAGCTACCTCGTCGAGAACGAGGCGCTGTTGACCGGCGACACGCTGTTCGTCGAGTCGATCGGCCGCACCGAACTCCAGTTCGCCGGCGAGGACGCCAAAGGTGGCGCGCGCGTCCAGTACGAGACGCTCCACCACAAGCTCATGACCATGCCCGACGACGTGAAGATCCTCCCCGGACACTTCTCGGTCACCGACTGCGGGCAGTACGTCGACGTCACGCCCGGCCTGCCGATGCACTCGACCGTCGGCGAGCTCCGCCAGCACAACGAGATCTTACAACTCGGCGAGGAGGCGTTCGTCGAGCACATGTTCGAGAACCTCCCGTCGAAGCCGCCGAACTACGAGACGGTGATCGCCACCAACGTCGGCGAGTACGAGCCCGACAACGAGGAAGAAGAACGCGAGCTCGAGCTCGGACCGAACCGGTGTGCGGCCACGACCGACAGCGTCGTCGCCGACGACTGA